A genome region from Archaeoglobus fulgidus DSM 4304 includes the following:
- a CDS encoding MBL fold metallo-hydrolase — protein MKLFEGVYAYTWGRAFRDSSNCYVIADEEVAVIDPGTFKSYTNLRGLMRNDGIGEANYVFNTHLHRDHCESNVLFAERGALLGFDSKDMAVSQYRFNLDIKLGKHFIIGNTGIEILRTPGHSPGSLTFYLPEHSAAITGDLIFENGVPGRFDIYGSDKKELARSIEKLRSLDAEYILPGHGRIMRGREGIDAMLEATAELLHI, from the coding sequence GTGAAGCTGTTTGAGGGGGTTTACGCCTACACGTGGGGAAGGGCCTTCAGAGACTCGTCAAACTGCTACGTTATTGCGGATGAGGAAGTTGCAGTCATCGACCCGGGCACCTTCAAGAGCTACACGAATCTGAGGGGTTTGATGAGGAACGATGGAATTGGAGAGGCCAACTACGTCTTCAACACTCATCTCCACAGAGACCATTGCGAGAGCAACGTCCTCTTTGCAGAGAGAGGGGCATTGCTCGGTTTTGATTCTAAAGACATGGCCGTTTCCCAGTACCGCTTCAACCTTGACATAAAGCTCGGTAAGCATTTCATCATCGGAAACACCGGCATAGAAATTCTGAGAACTCCCGGTCACTCTCCCGGAAGCTTGACCTTCTATCTACCCGAGCACTCTGCTGCGATAACAGGAGACCTCATTTTCGAGAACGGAGTTCCGGGGAGATTTGACATCTACGGCAGCGATAAAAAGGAGCTTGCAAGGTCAATTGAGAAGCTGAGGTCACTGGATGCTGAGTACATCCTCCCGGGGCATGGAAGGATAATGAGGGGCAGAGAGGGCATTGACGCGATGCTTGAGGCCACGGCAGAGCTTCTGCACATCTGA
- a CDS encoding carboxymuconolactone decarboxylase family protein, protein MDIERMLEERFRGREVPEAYKILSRRPETLLRFIEFRDSIMAEGKLNPILKEKIALAVSKVNYCNPCLISHSRKLEMMGESIEPLNEREKAALSFAAKIAITKGKLEDEEIQKILEIFDYDELLEIALVASLYMFLNTFNNLLVR, encoded by the coding sequence ATGGACATTGAAAGAATGCTGGAGGAGAGGTTCAGGGGAAGAGAGGTCCCAGAGGCTTACAAAATCCTCTCACGAAGGCCTGAAACTCTTTTACGGTTCATTGAATTCAGAGACAGCATTATGGCTGAAGGAAAGCTAAATCCCATCCTGAAGGAAAAGATTGCCCTCGCAGTTTCGAAGGTTAATTACTGCAACCCCTGCCTCATCAGCCACAGCAGAAAGCTGGAAATGATGGGAGAAAGCATTGAACCTTTGAATGAGAGAGAAAAGGCTGCCCTGAGCTTTGCTGCAAAAATTGCAATAACTAAGGGAAAGTTGGAGGATGAAGAAATTCAAAAAATCCTTGAAATCTTCGATTACGACGAGTTGCTGGAAATAGCCCTCGTTGCAAGCCTTTACATGTTCCTGAACACCTTCAACAACCTTCTCGTCCGCTAA
- a CDS encoding epoxyqueuosine reductase, whose translation MEFHEIDRMAKKLGADIFGVADLDLLREYETFPENLLDSFDFGISIGVKLPDPLFDMLPDSRNLYSRYYVVANDMLDRIAFEISRAIESEGYEALPIPASKVLSDLHWRSYVSHKAIARAAGVGWVGRNLLLITPQFGPRVRLASVLTDMPLKAGKPARNRCGVCRECIDSCITQALRYSEFDDYPERDEVFEVDKCAAKLKEFASNPDIGTMVCGICIKVCPWGKLGNKTKGN comes from the coding sequence ATGGAATTTCATGAAATTGATAGGATGGCGAAAAAGCTCGGTGCTGATATCTTTGGAGTGGCGGATTTGGACCTTCTCAGAGAGTATGAAACTTTTCCGGAAAACCTTCTGGATAGCTTCGACTTCGGCATCTCCATAGGTGTTAAGCTCCCAGACCCTCTCTTCGATATGCTGCCGGACTCAAGAAACCTCTACTCCCGCTACTACGTTGTTGCCAACGACATGCTCGACAGAATCGCCTTCGAAATCAGCAGGGCTATTGAGAGTGAGGGTTACGAGGCTCTGCCGATTCCCGCCTCCAAAGTTCTCAGCGACCTTCACTGGAGGAGCTACGTCTCCCACAAAGCCATTGCCAGAGCTGCAGGAGTGGGGTGGGTTGGGAGAAATCTGCTCCTAATAACGCCTCAGTTCGGCCCGAGAGTGAGATTAGCAAGCGTTCTAACGGACATGCCCCTGAAAGCTGGAAAGCCCGCGAGAAACAGATGCGGAGTTTGCAGGGAGTGCATCGATAGCTGCATAACTCAGGCTCTGCGCTACTCTGAGTTTGACGATTATCCCGAAAGGGATGAGGTTTTTGAGGTGGACAAGTGCGCTGCAAAGCTAAAGGAGTTTGCCAGCAATCCCGACATAGGGACAATGGTGTGTGGTATATGTATCAAGGTTTGCCCGTGGGGAAAATTGGGAAACAAAACAAAAGGCAATTAA
- a CDS encoding DUF2299 domain-containing protein gives MKQEIAKMVRDWLVEEGIYKDKVADENADYHFLAEIPPNSRQFIDVVFPKNRDDMVVVASGIRLSDEHYRSLMSLNAEKRNELLWKMRFDLLFLPTGFQILPNVDDPQLFQFTRELYFDGLNKNLFMDAIKQVHRCKLYVIWTMQRISGKRDEPDMSMYR, from the coding sequence ATGAAACAGGAGATTGCGAAAATGGTCAGGGACTGGCTGGTTGAGGAGGGAATTTACAAGGACAAGGTTGCAGACGAGAATGCAGACTACCACTTTCTGGCTGAGATTCCCCCGAACTCAAGGCAGTTCATCGACGTTGTTTTCCCGAAGAACAGGGATGACATGGTCGTTGTCGCATCGGGGATAAGGCTTAGTGATGAGCACTACCGCTCCCTGATGAGCTTGAATGCCGAAAAAAGAAACGAACTGCTGTGGAAAATGCGCTTTGACCTGCTTTTCCTGCCCACAGGCTTTCAGATTCTGCCGAATGTTGACGATCCTCAGCTCTTCCAGTTCACGAGGGAGCTTTACTTCGACGGGCTGAACAAGAACCTCTTCATGGATGCTATTAAGCAGGTTCACCGCTGCAAGCTTTACGTTATCTGGACGATGCAGAGAATTTCCGGAAAGCGTGATGAGCCCGACATGTCCATGTATCGTTAA
- a CDS encoding LLM class flavin-dependent oxidoreductase gives MEFGTVAPTFPPIEEVPKTAKRMEEKGYDAIWVADHLMGWYPHDLWKETIFAMRYPSCHMFYDAFCEICYAAPATEKIKFGTSVTEVFRRHPAVLLQQAVTANHATKGRFILGLGAGEAENIVPYGIDFSKPVARLEEAVEVMKLMLNSDYGEPINYEGKFYRLEDAVFDIKPISEIPFWFGAHGNRMLKLTAKHGDGWLPTTLPPEVYRERAEKLDSFAKEFGREPEEITKAIFVSLIVDEKPEEVEKLLKSPILKVHALLMPSEFYEMLGYKHPFGKFYGLLDYIPTKYTKEQIMEAIKQVPDEIMRIAYIAGTPEEIVQQFEQYEKLGVSHIVIWNLTYFGDVSKIKTSYALIDEIMSHF, from the coding sequence ATGGAGTTCGGGACTGTTGCGCCAACCTTTCCGCCAATTGAGGAGGTGCCGAAAACAGCAAAGAGGATGGAGGAGAAGGGCTACGATGCTATATGGGTTGCTGACCACCTGATGGGCTGGTATCCTCACGATTTGTGGAAGGAAACTATCTTTGCGATGCGCTATCCGTCATGCCACATGTTCTACGATGCTTTCTGCGAAATCTGCTACGCCGCTCCCGCAACAGAGAAGATAAAGTTCGGGACATCTGTCACTGAGGTTTTCAGGAGACATCCAGCGGTGCTGCTTCAGCAGGCCGTAACGGCCAACCACGCCACCAAGGGCAGGTTCATTCTCGGCCTTGGTGCGGGAGAGGCTGAGAACATCGTCCCCTACGGAATAGACTTCAGCAAGCCCGTTGCGAGGCTTGAGGAGGCCGTTGAGGTGATGAAGCTCATGCTGAACAGCGATTACGGGGAGCCTATAAACTACGAGGGCAAGTTCTACCGCCTTGAGGATGCGGTCTTCGACATCAAGCCAATCAGCGAAATACCCTTCTGGTTTGGGGCTCATGGCAACAGAATGCTGAAGCTAACAGCCAAGCACGGCGACGGATGGCTGCCAACCACGCTGCCCCCTGAGGTTTACAGGGAGAGGGCTGAGAAGCTCGACAGCTTTGCCAAAGAGTTTGGCAGGGAGCCGGAGGAGATAACAAAGGCCATCTTTGTTAGTCTGATTGTTGATGAAAAGCCGGAGGAGGTTGAAAAGCTTTTAAAATCCCCCATCCTGAAGGTTCACGCTTTGCTAATGCCCTCCGAGTTTTACGAGATGCTCGGCTACAAGCATCCCTTCGGCAAGTTTTACGGGCTGCTCGACTACATTCCCACCAAGTACACCAAGGAGCAGATAATGGAGGCCATAAAGCAGGTTCCGGATGAGATAATGAGAATAGCCTACATCGCTGGAACGCCAGAGGAAATAGTCCAGCAGTTCGAGCAGTACGAGAAGCTGGGAGTTAGCCACATCGTGATATGGAATCTGACATACTTTGGCGATGTAAGCAAGATAAAGACATCCTACGCTCTGATAGACGAAATCATGAGTCACTTTTAG
- the thiC gene encoding phosphomethylpyrimidine synthase: MTLIEDARKGVVTDFVKKAAEYEGIEAEKLIRLISHGYVVLPKNVRREEVQPRAIGMLTSTKVNANVGTSADYINVEEEVEKAIIAQKAGADAVMDLSSGGDLDAIRKRIMEVVEVPFGTVPIYQAARDCHRVVDMDEDDFFRVVEKHAKDGVDFMTIHAGVNWVSVERLRRSKRLLGVVSRGGAITIGWMLHNEKENPYYKDFDYLLEILKEYDVTISLGDAYRPGCIHDAGDRAKYTEFIMLGELVEKCREKGVQCMVEGPGHVPLDQIETSVRAMKSVTDNAPLYLLGPLVTDIAAGYDHIAAAIGAAIAGMAGADFICYVTPSEHLALPTVEDVREGVIAAKIAAHAIDLIKEGQRERARQRDYEMSLARKNLDWERQFELSIDPEKAREIYSRRKSESEACSMCGDLCAIKLVKEAFERD; the protein is encoded by the coding sequence ATGACTTTAATCGAAGATGCAAGGAAGGGAGTTGTGACGGATTTCGTTAAAAAGGCAGCAGAATATGAAGGAATTGAAGCTGAAAAGCTGATCAGGCTCATCTCTCACGGTTACGTAGTCCTGCCAAAAAATGTGAGGAGGGAAGAAGTCCAGCCGAGGGCAATAGGGATGCTCACCTCCACAAAGGTTAACGCCAATGTCGGAACCTCTGCCGACTACATAAACGTTGAGGAGGAAGTTGAGAAGGCCATCATCGCGCAGAAAGCGGGGGCAGACGCTGTTATGGACTTATCGTCAGGCGGGGATCTGGATGCGATTAGGAAGAGGATAATGGAGGTCGTTGAGGTTCCCTTCGGCACTGTGCCCATTTATCAGGCAGCAAGAGACTGCCACAGAGTTGTGGACATGGACGAGGACGACTTTTTCAGGGTTGTGGAGAAGCATGCCAAGGATGGTGTTGATTTTATGACAATTCATGCTGGCGTGAACTGGGTGAGCGTTGAGAGGCTGAGAAGGTCAAAAAGGCTTCTGGGAGTTGTCAGCAGGGGAGGGGCGATAACCATCGGCTGGATGCTGCACAACGAGAAGGAAAATCCCTACTACAAGGATTTCGACTACCTTCTTGAAATTCTCAAGGAGTACGATGTGACAATCAGCCTTGGTGATGCTTACCGCCCCGGATGCATCCACGATGCTGGTGATAGAGCAAAATACACGGAGTTCATAATGCTCGGAGAGCTGGTGGAGAAGTGCAGAGAAAAAGGGGTGCAGTGCATGGTTGAGGGCCCCGGCCACGTCCCGCTTGACCAGATTGAAACATCAGTAAGAGCTATGAAGAGCGTCACGGACAACGCTCCTCTGTATTTGCTCGGTCCACTCGTCACCGACATCGCCGCAGGCTACGACCACATTGCAGCAGCAATAGGTGCGGCAATTGCAGGCATGGCAGGGGCGGACTTCATCTGCTATGTAACTCCCTCAGAGCACCTCGCTTTGCCTACAGTTGAGGATGTCAGAGAGGGAGTTATCGCGGCAAAGATTGCTGCTCACGCCATTGATTTAATAAAAGAGGGACAGAGGGAGAGGGCAAGGCAGAGGGACTACGAGATGTCCCTCGCCAGAAAGAATCTGGACTGGGAGAGGCAGTTTGAGCTCTCCATTGATCCAGAGAAAGCGAGGGAGATTTACAGCAGAAGGAAGTCGGAGAGCGAGGCCTGCAGCATGTGCGGTGACCTGTGTGCGATAAAGCTTGTGAAGGAGGCCTTCGAAAGGGACTAA
- a CDS encoding TIGR04053 family radical SAM/SPASM domain-containing protein, with protein sequence MDTPFIVFWELTRACMLACKHCRAKAIRKRHPDELTTEECFNVIDQLSEFNPKPLLIITGGDPLMRDDVTEIISHAAEKGFRVAIAFSGTEKATEEKLRELKEAGVARVAVSIDGSDEEKHDSFRGVRGTFRMSMMAIENAKKAGLPFQINTTVTRENIEDLPNIARLCLELGAVMWDVFFVVPTGRAKAEMMPTPQQFEDVLCWLYDLSKKTGLNVKSSAATHLRRIELMRDRGEMPAVGELYYRLLERIEDFPEGEGIVVAGGHGKSLSTDGIRRAIGITDGRGMFFISHIGEVYPSGFLPIVAGNVRNTSLKEIYYSSEIFVNLRDPDRLKGKCGRCEYRKICGGSRARAYAVHGDYLAEEPCCIYIPQSSR encoded by the coding sequence ATGGACACACCTTTTATCGTTTTCTGGGAGCTCACAAGGGCCTGCATGCTCGCATGCAAGCACTGCAGGGCCAAGGCCATTCGCAAAAGGCATCCTGATGAGCTTACAACCGAAGAATGCTTTAATGTCATCGACCAGCTATCAGAGTTCAATCCAAAGCCCCTTCTCATCATCACTGGTGGAGACCCGCTGATGAGGGATGATGTTACCGAGATTATCTCCCACGCTGCTGAAAAGGGATTCAGGGTTGCCATAGCCTTCAGTGGCACGGAAAAGGCAACGGAGGAAAAGCTGAGGGAGCTTAAAGAGGCTGGTGTGGCAAGAGTGGCAGTGAGCATTGACGGCAGTGATGAGGAAAAGCACGACTCCTTCAGAGGTGTGAGGGGGACGTTCAGGATGAGCATGATGGCTATAGAGAACGCAAAGAAAGCTGGACTTCCATTCCAGATTAACACGACAGTGACAAGGGAAAACATCGAGGATTTGCCGAACATCGCAAGGCTCTGCCTTGAGCTTGGAGCGGTGATGTGGGACGTCTTCTTTGTCGTGCCAACAGGAAGGGCTAAGGCCGAGATGATGCCAACTCCGCAGCAGTTCGAGGACGTGCTCTGCTGGCTATACGATTTGAGCAAAAAAACAGGCCTGAACGTTAAGAGCTCTGCCGCAACGCATCTCAGAAGAATCGAGCTCATGAGAGACAGGGGAGAGATGCCTGCTGTGGGTGAGCTTTACTACAGGCTGCTTGAGCGAATTGAGGATTTTCCTGAAGGGGAGGGCATCGTTGTTGCAGGAGGGCATGGAAAAAGCCTCAGCACCGACGGAATAAGGAGGGCGATAGGCATAACCGACGGCAGGGGGATGTTCTTCATAAGCCACATCGGCGAGGTTTATCCCAGCGGCTTTCTGCCAATCGTTGCTGGAAATGTAAGAAACACGTCGCTTAAAGAAATCTACTACAGCTCGGAGATATTTGTGAACCTCAGAGACCCCGACAGGCTCAAGGGGAAGTGTGGCAGATGCGAGTACCGAAAAATCTGCGGGGGGAGCAGAGCGAGAGCCTATGCGGTGCATGGAGACTACCTCGCCGAGGAGCCGTGCTGCATCTACATCCCGCAATCCTCAAGATAA
- a CDS encoding helix-turn-helix domain-containing protein, translating into MEFRSVAERICGDIVLSENSGEALRKWRSIFNASQSDLARKLGISPSVISDYESGRRKPGTAFLKKFVCALIELDGERGYQVLSKYRYFLESDHKAVLDIAEYQKTAEPSEFCEVIEGKMLTHFDKAIHGHTVIDSINAILSLNAFDFYRLYGLTSERALIFTRVSTGRSPMVAVRVSNLKPSAVVLHGLEAERVDEMAKKIAEIERIPLVVTEIAIGEIVKRLRRKFA; encoded by the coding sequence GTGGAGTTCAGGAGTGTGGCAGAGAGAATATGCGGAGACATTGTCCTTTCCGAGAACTCAGGGGAGGCTTTGAGAAAGTGGAGGAGCATATTCAACGCTTCGCAGAGCGACCTAGCGAGAAAGCTTGGAATCTCTCCTTCGGTGATTAGCGACTACGAGTCGGGCAGAAGGAAACCTGGCACGGCGTTTCTCAAAAAGTTCGTGTGCGCGCTTATTGAGCTTGACGGCGAGAGGGGGTATCAGGTTCTTTCCAAGTACCGTTACTTCCTTGAGAGCGACCACAAGGCCGTTCTAGACATTGCGGAGTATCAGAAAACAGCCGAACCGTCGGAATTCTGCGAGGTTATCGAGGGAAAAATGCTCACACACTTCGATAAAGCCATACACGGTCATACAGTAATAGACAGCATAAACGCCATACTGTCTCTGAACGCTTTCGACTTCTACCGCCTCTACGGGCTTACGAGCGAGAGGGCTCTGATATTCACTAGGGTCTCTACAGGCAGGTCGCCCATGGTGGCTGTTAGGGTGTCCAATCTCAAGCCATCTGCGGTTGTGCTTCACGGGTTAGAGGCTGAGAGGGTTGATGAGATGGCGAAGAAGATAGCCGAGATTGAGAGAATCCCTCTCGTCGTTACCGAGATTGCGATAGGAGAGATCGTTAAAAGGTTGAGGAGGAAGTTTGCATGA
- a CDS encoding thiolase domain-containing protein has translation MRRVAVVGVGQSKFGELWEKGFRDIVLEAGREALEDADLEGREIEAMFVGNMSGGRYLGQEHVAALIADYAGLAEFGIPATRVEAADASGGLAVRQAYMAVASGLHDIVIAAGAEKVTDVDDPMQILSSSVDVEWENFVGGSLPALYAIIARLHMDSFGTTEEDLALVSVKNHRNGAKNPKAQFRKEIRVEDVLNSPYVAEPLKLLDCASVSDGAAAVILASEDVAREITDTPVFIEACTQASDYLALQSRKDILSMRAVVKASRDAYELAGVGPKDIQVAEVHDSFTIAEILAYEDLGFAEKGKGAELVREGVTEIGGKIPVNPSGGLKACGHAVGATGVRQIVELTLQLRGEAGERQVDAETGLALNIGGTGATAVVSILRR, from the coding sequence ATGAGGCGAGTTGCAGTTGTTGGTGTCGGCCAGAGCAAGTTCGGAGAGCTCTGGGAGAAGGGATTCAGGGATATAGTCCTTGAGGCCGGAAGAGAGGCTCTGGAGGATGCCGACCTTGAGGGAAGAGAGATAGAGGCAATGTTCGTGGGCAACATGAGCGGCGGGAGGTACCTCGGCCAGGAGCACGTTGCAGCACTCATCGCAGACTATGCTGGCTTGGCCGAGTTCGGCATTCCCGCAACGAGAGTTGAGGCCGCAGATGCGAGCGGTGGCTTGGCGGTGAGGCAGGCTTACATGGCCGTTGCCTCGGGCTTGCACGATATTGTGATTGCCGCCGGGGCGGAGAAGGTCACCGATGTTGACGACCCCATGCAGATTCTGTCATCCTCTGTGGATGTTGAGTGGGAGAACTTCGTTGGTGGGAGCCTTCCGGCTCTCTACGCTATAATTGCGAGGCTGCACATGGATAGCTTCGGCACGACAGAGGAGGACCTTGCACTGGTCAGCGTCAAAAACCACAGGAACGGTGCTAAGAACCCGAAGGCGCAGTTCAGGAAGGAGATAAGAGTTGAGGACGTCCTCAACTCCCCCTACGTTGCCGAGCCCCTCAAGCTTCTTGACTGCGCATCGGTGAGTGATGGTGCTGCTGCTGTAATTCTCGCCAGCGAGGACGTTGCGAGAGAAATCACCGACACTCCGGTTTTCATCGAGGCATGCACGCAGGCGAGCGATTATCTCGCTCTGCAGAGCAGAAAGGACATTCTGTCAATGAGAGCTGTGGTTAAAGCTTCGAGAGATGCTTACGAGCTTGCGGGTGTTGGACCAAAGGACATTCAGGTTGCGGAGGTGCATGATTCCTTCACAATTGCGGAAATCCTTGCTTACGAGGACTTGGGGTTTGCGGAAAAGGGGAAGGGAGCGGAGCTCGTGAGGGAGGGCGTGACGGAGATTGGGGGAAAGATACCTGTAAACCCGTCCGGAGGGCTCAAGGCTTGCGGTCATGCAGTAGGGGCGACGGGAGTGAGGCAGATTGTTGAACTGACTCTGCAGCTTCGCGGCGAGGCGGGAGAGAGGCAAGTTGATGCCGAAACTGGATTAGCGTTGAATATTGGAGGCACTGGAGCCACAGCAGTTGTGTCAATTCTCAGGAGGTGA
- a CDS encoding Zn-ribbon domain-containing OB-fold protein has protein sequence MVPRSWRKIRYRYDVRGSYCENCGSYHYPPRNFCPTCRRRGKLVEVLFPDEGKVVSYTVVREKEPYVVALIELENGARILSQLSCEPDEVEIGMRVRRAFRRYGEDGEEGIIHYGTKFVPAD, from the coding sequence ATGGTTCCGAGGTCGTGGAGGAAGATACGCTATCGCTACGATGTTAGGGGGAGCTACTGCGAGAACTGTGGAAGCTACCACTACCCGCCGAGAAACTTCTGTCCGACGTGCAGGAGGAGGGGAAAGCTCGTTGAAGTGCTTTTCCCCGATGAAGGGAAAGTTGTCAGCTACACCGTTGTGAGGGAGAAAGAGCCCTACGTGGTGGCGCTCATTGAGCTGGAAAACGGTGCGAGGATACTTTCGCAGCTTTCCTGCGAGCCGGATGAAGTTGAAATTGGCATGAGGGTTAGAAGGGCTTTCAGGAGATATGGCGAGGACGGCGAGGAGGGGATAATCCACTACGGAACCAAGTTCGTTCCGGCAGACTAG